A single window of Gossypium hirsutum isolate 1008001.06 chromosome A10, Gossypium_hirsutum_v2.1, whole genome shotgun sequence DNA harbors:
- the LOC107937498 gene encoding H/ACA ribonucleoprotein complex subunit 3-like protein → MYLQFYINENGDKVYTTKKESPHGLPTQSAHPARFSPDDKYSRQRVLLKKRFGLLPTQQSPLKY, encoded by the exons ATGTATCTCCAGTTCTACATAAACGAGAATGGTGACAAAGTTTACACCACTAAG AAAGAATCACCACATGGGCTGCCTACTCAGTCTGCTCATCCAG CTCGTTTCTCCCCCGATGACAAATACTCAAGACAAAGAGTTCTTTTGAAGAAGCGTTTCGGATTATTGCCCACCCAGCAGTCGCCACTAAAATACTGA